The Lycium ferocissimum isolate CSIRO_LF1 chromosome 1, AGI_CSIRO_Lferr_CH_V1, whole genome shotgun sequence genome includes a region encoding these proteins:
- the LOC132053463 gene encoding adenine/guanine permease AZG1: protein MDVESAIPQPPPPPSNGRQSPITRLNDYVAQSRVGKRFKLKERNTNFTTELRAGTTTFLTMAYILAVNASILSDSGGTCSVSDCIPLCSDPTFSPMNCPNNPNLRLITPDASCKFEPVNPGYASCLEKTRKDLIVATVASSLIGCVIMGVLANLPLALAPGMGTNAYFAYTVVGFHGSGSVSYQSALAAVFIEGILFLLISAIGLRAKLAKLIPKPVRISSGAGIGLFLAFIGLQNNQGIGLVGYSPSTLITLAGCPRSSRAGVAPVMAAVNGTMTLIPGGTVSGDILCLHDRMESPTLWLGIVGFVIIAYCLSKNIKGAMIYGIIFVTAISWFRNTKVTAFPNTPSGDSAFEYFKKVVDVHKIESTAGALSFKSIGKGYFWEALITFLYVDILDTTGTLYSMARFAGFADDNGDFEGQYFAFMSDASAIVIGSLLGTSPVTAFIESSTGIKEGGRTGMTALTAAGYFFLAFFFTPLLASIPAWAVGPPLILVGVMMMKSVVEVEWDDMRQAIPAFITLILTPLTYSIAYGLIGGIGCYIVLHLGDWSMGWLRKFGVIKGSTTNIIVLDNEVKEITNI, encoded by the coding sequence ATGGACGTGGAGTCTGCGATaccacaaccaccaccaccaccatcgaACGGTCGACAATCTCCGATAACCCGTCTGAATGACTACGTGGCACAAAGTAGAGTCGGCAAGCGTTTCAAACTCAAAGAACGCAACACAAATTTCACCACTGAGCTTCGTGCTGGTACCACTACCTTCTTAACCATGGCGTATATATTAGCCGTTAACGCTTCTATTTTATCGGACTCGGGCGGTACTTGTTCCGTTTCTGATTGTATTCCGTTATGTTCCGACCCTACTTTCTCACCTATGAACTGCCCTAACAACCCTAATCTCCGTTTAATAACTCCTGATGCTTCATGTAAATTTGAACCTGTTAACCCTGGTTACGCTTCTTGTCTTGAGAAAACCCGTAAAGACTTGATTGTAGCAACGGTTGCTTCTTCTCTTATCGGGTGTGTTATTATGGGTGTTTTAGCAAATTTGCCATTGGCATTAGCTCCTGGAATGGGTACTAATGCTTACTTTGCTTACACGGTTGTTGGTTTTCATGGTTCTGGAAGTGTGTCCTATCAAAGCGCATTAGCTGCGGTTTTCATTGAAGGGATTCTCTTTTTACTCATATCCGCTATTGGTTTACGGGCTAAGCTAGCTAAGCTGATACCCAAACCAGTACGAATATCCTCCGGTGCCGGTATTGGACTTTTTCTTGCTTTCATTGGGCTACAAAATAATCAAGGTATTGGTCTTGTTGGTTACAGTCCATCAACACTGATAACACTGGCAGGCTGCCCGAGATCATCTCGGGCAGGTGTAGCTCCGGTAATGGCTGCCGTTAATGGAACCATGACACTCATCCCAGGTGGCACTGTTTCTGGTGATATTTTATGTTTGCATGATCGCATGGAGAGTCCaactctttggctaggtatAGTGGGGTTCGTTATAATAGCTTATTGTTTGTCTAAAAACATTAAAGGTGCAATGATTTATGGGATCATCTTCGTAACGGCTATTTCTTGGTTTAGAAATACTAAAGTTACTGCCTTTCCTAACACTCCATCAGGGGATTCCGCGTTTGAATATTTCAAGAAAGTTGTTGATGTTCATAAAATAGAGAGCACAGCAGGGGCTTTGAGTTTTAAAAGTATCGGTAAAGGTTATTTTTGGGAAGCTTTGATAACATTTTTATACGTAGATATATTAGATACTACTGGAACTTTGTATTCAATGGCACGTTTTGCCGGTTTCGCTGACGATAACGGTGATTTCGAAGGGCAATATTTTGCCTTCATGTCAGATGCATCAGCTATTGTGATAGGATCACTGTTAGGGACGTCACCAGTAACGGCGTTTATCGAATCGTCAACGGGTATAAAGGAAGGAGGAAGAACAGGTATGACGGCGTTAACGGCAGCAGGGTATTTTTTCCTAGCGTTTTTTTTCACGCCGTTATTGGCGTCTATACCGGCTTGGGCCGTTGGGCCGCCTTTGATACTGGTTggagtgatgatgatgaagtcTGTGGTGGAAGTGGAGTGGGATGACATGAGGCAAGCGATACCGGCTTTTATCACCTTAATTCTAACGCCGTTAACTTATTCAATTGCTTATGGTTTGATCGGTGGAATTGGGTGTTACATTGTTTTGCATTTAGGGGATTGGAGTATGGGGTGGTtgaggaaatttggggtaattAAGGGGTCAACAACTAATATAATTGTTTTAGATAATGAGGTTAAGGAGATTACAAATATTTAA